A part of Podarcis muralis chromosome 13, rPodMur119.hap1.1, whole genome shotgun sequence genomic DNA contains:
- the LOC114583612 gene encoding interleukin-25, which yields MEKTQLAAMCFLLSTFVASQAFQCMSSLNCCEETTLNEVVKKLTAHSSHSSQSTQSARSSRSVSSSDDCRSIPGVKNMASSSPWRYVEDIQDSRYPRLLWKAQCICQDSCVSLRHPVENATQKSFVHKEGNGVSVQIFADTTVYYRKPCANVNKSFYLERQKYPLPVACTCVAVP from the exons ATGGAGAAGACTCAGCTG GCTGCGATGTGCTTCCTGCTCTCGACGTTTGTGGCCAGCCAGGCCTTCCAATGCATGTCCTCCTTGAACTGTTGTGAAGAGACGACACTCAATGAAGTCGTGAAGAAGCTCACCGCCCATTCCTCCCATTCCTCCCAGTCCACCCAGTCTGCCCGTTCCTCCCGGTCTGTGTCTTCCTCTGACGACTGCCGCTCGATTCCTGGTGTAAAGAACATGGCCTCCAGTTCTCCTTGGCGATATGT GGAAGACATCCAGGACTCCCGCTACCCTCGACTCCTCTGGAAAGCTCAGTGTATCTGCCAAGATTCCTGCGTCTCCTTGAGGCACCCTGTGGAAAATGCCACCCAAAAGAGCTTCGTCCATAAGGAGGGAAACGGGGTGTCTGTCCAAATCTTTGCCGACACGACCGTCTACTATCGGAAGCCTTGTGCGAATGTCAACAAGTCCTTCTACCTTGAGCGGCAGAAATATCCTTTGCCTGTGGCCTGCACCTGTGTGGCCGTACCGTGA